The Cydia amplana chromosome 9, ilCydAmpl1.1, whole genome shotgun sequence genome includes a region encoding these proteins:
- the LOC134650727 gene encoding uncharacterized protein LOC134650727, translating to MVVLSYYKLLFYCFRLNMKYPKDLIVACMLIGLVVRSHAAPSSRRSRAAALPEATSSRQSKLTEEYKEDGTTASPAPPTNRRNKALNLFGYFPSFLSSGLDYNEDDDDDVTFAVNDDHFDDDDLSRTIPSRRRQQNKKKNGNGDNYQNDNLNSLQYDNSPIFYIRLPPTPYMFVPGLGYVSQPPNLGPPMGPPMPQSVPQVDPFINLPLDFVSNGKPTGVYQWGSNGGYPQMSQVPPMPQMPQMDPFGYGGQPMMQPMQRPSYNNLPSYSKPKPKPAPTNSKVTNLKGQYVFNGKPNDSVYVLRDTYNSIYSDALQNFYP from the coding sequence ATGGTTGTTTTATCCTATTATAAGTTACTGTTTTATTGTTTCAGATTAAACATGAAGTACCCGAAGGACCTGATCGTCGCATGCATGCTGATTGGTTTGGTTGTGCGCAGCCATGCTGCACCATCGTCTAGAAGATCGCGAGCGGCCGCGCTGCCAGAAGCAACGAGCAGCCGCCAGAGCAAGCTAACAGAAGAATACAAAGAAGATGGCACTACGGCATCGCCTGCACCACCCACAAACAGGAGGAACAAAGCGTTGAATCTCTTTGGCTACTTCCCATCTTTTCTGTCATCGGGTCTAGATTATAACGAAGACGACGACGATGACGTCACTTTTGCCGTCAACGACGACCATTTCGATGATGACGATTTGTCTAGAACGATCCCTTCAAGACGCCGACAGCAGAATAAGAAGAAAAACGGCAACGGGGACAATTATCAAAACGATAACTTAAATTCACTGCAATATGACAACTCCCCCATTTTCTACATCAGACTGCCTCCGACTCCGTATATGTTTGTACCTGGTCTCGGTTACGTTTCTCAGCCTCCCAACTTAGGACCTCCTATGGGACCACCCATGCCTCAGAGTGTGCCTCAAGTGGATCCGTTCATAAACCTGCCTTTAGATTTCGTGTCAAACGGGAAGCCTACAGGCGTATACCAATGGGGCAGCAACGGTGGGTATCCTCAAATGTCCCAGGTACCACCAATGCCTCAGATGCCTCAAATGGATCCCTTCGGCTACGGCGGGCAGCCGATGATGCAGCCAATGCAGAGGCCTAGCTACAACAACTTGCCTTCCTACTCCAAGCCGAAGCCTAAACCGGCGCCTACTAATTCTAAAGTCACTAATCTTAAAGGCCAATACGTTTTTAATGGAAAACCCAATGACAGCGTTTACGTTTTGCGAGACACGTATAACTCCATATACTCTGATGCGCTCCAGAACTTCTATCCTTAA